CCGAGACGATGTCACCGGGTTGCAGCACACGGTCGCCGGGGATGCCGTGCACCACTTCCTCGTTCACCGAGACGCACAGCGTGTGGTGATAGCCGGGCACCATCGCGAAGTTCGGCTCGCCGCCGAGCGACCGAATGGTTTCTTCGGCGATCCGGTCGAGCTCGATCGTGGCGACACCGGCGCGGATCGCGGCCCGAACGGCGGCGAGCGATGCGGCGGTGACCGCGCCGGGGCGCAGCATTAGGCGGAGTTCCGCCGGGGTCTTGTACAGCCCCCGGGATGTGAAGCGCACGGGATCCGCTAGGCGGCGGTCCCGAGCCCGCGCCCGGTGAGCGCGGAGACGATGCGGTCGGTGACCTCGTCAACACTGCCGATCGCGTCGATCGGCACGAGCACGTCGCGAGAGCCGTAGACCCCGATCAGCGGCTCGGTCTGCTCGCGGTACACCTCGAGGCGGTGACGCACGACGTCGTCGGTGTCGTCGGCGCGGGACTGCTCCACGGCGCGCTTGCGCAGACGTTCGACCACGATCTCCGGGTCCGCCTGCAGCTCGACCACGGCGTCCAGCGCCGTGCCGTTGCCGGCGAGGTACTCGTCGAGTTCCCGAACCTGGTCGGTGGTACGCGGGTACCCGTCGAGCAGGAAGCCGTTCGCGGCATCCGATTCACCCAGACGATCGCGGATGAGGGCGTTGGTCAGGCTGTCCGGCACGTTGTCGCCGGCGTCCATGTACGCCTTGGCCGCGAGGCCGAGCTCGGTTTCGTTCTTCACGTTGAAGCGGAAGATGTCGCCGGTGGAGATGGCCGGGATGCCGTAGCGCTCGGCCAGGCGCACAGCCTGGGTGCCCTTACCGGCGCCGGGCGGGCCGATCAGCAGAAGTCGTGGGCCACGGGTCATCGGAGAAGTCCCTCATAGTGACGCTGCTGCAGCTGCGAGTCGATCTGCTTGACCGTCTCGAGACCGACACCAACGATGATCAGAATGCTGGCGCCACCGAAGGGGAAGTTCTGGTTAGCACCCACTGTTGCCAGCGCGATGAGCGGGATAAGCGCGACGATGCCGAGATACAGCGATCCGGGCAGGGTGACGCGGGTGAGTACGTAGTCGAGGTACTCGGCGGTCGGCCGTCCGGCACGGATGCCCGGGATGAAGCCGCCGTACTTCTTCATGTTGTCGGCAACCTCTTCGGGGTTGAACGTGATCGCCACGTAGAAGTAGGTGAAGCCGACGATGAGCAGGAAGTACACCGCCATGTAGAGCGGGTTGTCACCGGAGGTGAAGTTGTCGGTGATCCACACCACCCAGTCGGCGGGAACCTGTCCGGCCGGCGGCTGGTTGAACTGCGCGATCAGTGCCGGCAGGTAGAGCAGCGATGACGCGAAGATGACGGGCACGACGCCGGCCATGTTCACCTTGATCGGGATGTAGGTGTTGTTGCCGCCATAGGTGCGGCGGCCGACCATTCGCTTCGCGTACTGGACCGGGATGCGACGCTGCGACTGCTCGACGAAGACGACGGCGGCCATGATCAGCAGGCCGATCGCGATGACGATCAGGAACAGGTCGAAGCCTTCGGAGACCTGGATGGCCCAGAGCGACGACGGGAAGGTCGCGGCGATCGACGTGAAGATGAGCAGCGACATGCCGTTGCCGATGCCGCGCTCGGTGATGAGCTCGCCCATCCACATGATGAGGCCGGTACCGGCGGTCATGGTGATGACCATCAGCAGGATGGCGTACCAGGACGAGTCGGTGATCAGCTGCGTGCACTCAGCGACGCCGGTGGAGCCGAACAGGGCACCGCTGCGGGCGACGGTGATCAGCGTGGTGGACTGCAGCACACCGAGCGCGATGGTGAGGTAGCGCGTGTACTGGGTCAGCTTGGCCTGGCCAGACTGACCTTCCTTGTACAGCGACTCGAAGTGAGGGATGACCACGCGCAGCAACTGCACGATGATCGAGGCCGTGATGTACGGCATGATGCCGAGCGCAAACACTGACAGCTGGAGCAGTGCTCCACCGCTGAACAGGTTGACGAGCTCGTAGAGGCCCGACGTGTTCGCGTTGCCGGAAAGGCAGCTCTGCACGTTGCCGTAATCGACGAATGGTGCTGGAACGAACGAGCCTAGGCGGAACAGCGCAACAATGCCGAGAGTGAACCCGATCTTCCTGCGAAGGTCAGGCGTGCGAAAGATTCGCGCGACCGCACGGAACACGGGGCCTCCTGTTAGTGAACGGGTTTTTGTGGGGGTGGCCCGTGTGGGCCACCCCCGAACGACTACTTGACGGAGCCGCCGGCTGCGACGATCTTCTGCTCAGCAGAGCTTGAGACTTTGTCGACAGCAACAGTCAGCTTAACGTCAATGTCACCCTGGCCAAGAACCTTGACCTTTTCATTCTTGCGCACTGCGCCCTTGGCGACGAGGTCACTGATGGTGACCTCCCCTCCCTTGGGGTACAGCTCGACGAGCTTCTCCAGGTTGACAACCTGGTACTCGACGCGGAACGGGTTCTTGAACCCGCGCAGCTTCGGCGTACGCATGACCATGTTCAGCTGGCCACCCTGGAAGCCGGGGCGCACAGAGTAGCGCGCCTTGGTTCCCTTGGTACCGCGTCCGGCCGTCTTACCCTTCGAGCCTTCACCGCGTCCAACACGGGTCTTGGCCTTCTTGGAACCGGCGGCGGGGCGCAGGTGGTGCACCTTCAGAACCTGGGCGCGAGCCTCAGTCTCTTCAGCCTTCTTGGCCGGAGCCTTCTTGGCTGCGGGTGCCTTGGTTGCAGCCTTGTCAGATGCCGCGGCATCCGTCTTGGCGGCAGCCTTCGCGGGCGCCTTCGCAGGTGCCTTGGCGGGCGCCTTCTCAGCGGCGGCCGGCTTGTCAGCAGCGGTTTTGGCCGCAGGCTTCTTGGCCGGAGCCTTGTCGGCAGCGGCCTTAGCCGGTGCCTTCTTGGTGGCTTCTTCCTCAGCCATTAGTCAATCTCCTCCACCTTCACCAGGTGAGCGACAGTGCGAACGTAACCGCGGTTCTGCGCGTTGTCTTCGCGAACCGTGACGTCGCCGATGCGCTTCAGCCCAAGGCTGCGCAGCGTGTCGCGCTGGTTCTGCTTCTCACTAATCTTGCCCTTGATCTGCGTAACCTTCAGGTTCGCCATCAGACACCTGCCTTCGCGTCGGCCTCGGCGCGCACCAGGCGAGCCGGGGCGACATCTTCGAAGTCGAGGCCACGACGTGCGGCAACCGCGCGAGGCTCCTCGAGGCTCTTCAGAGCGGCAACGGTCGCGTGCACGATGTTGATCGTGTTCGATGAACCGAGCGATTTGCTGAGCACATCGTGGATGCCGGCGCACTCGAGTACGGCGCGCACCGGGCCACCGGCGATAACACCGGTACCAGCAGCGGCCGGACGCAGCAGCACAACGCCGGCTGCGGCCTCACCCTGAACGGGGTGCGGGATCGTCTTCAGCACGCGGGGAACGCGGAAGAAGTTCTTCTTCGCTTCCTCGACGCCCTTGGAGATCGCCGTCGGCACCTCGCGGGCCTTGCCGTATCCAACGCCGACCAGGCCGTTGCCGTCACCGACGACTACGAGAGCGGTGAAGCTGAAGCGACGACCACCCTTGACGACCTTGGACACGCGGTTGATGGTGACGACGCGCTCGAGGAACTGGCTCTTGTCAGCGTCACGGCTACCGCGGTCACGGTTGGGGTTGCGCTCACGGCTGCCACGACGGGCCTCGCGAGGCTCGGTCGACGGCTCGGAAGACGCTGCGGTCTCCACGGGTGCCTCAGCGACCACTTCTTGTTCCTTCTTGATTTCGCTCATAGGTTCAATCCGCCCTCTCGAGCTCCCTCGGCGATAGCAGCAACGCGACCCGCGTACTTGCTACCTCCACGGTCAAATACGACGGCCTCAATTCCGGCCTTCTTCGCACGCTCGGCGACGAGTTCGCCTACCTTGCGCGACTTGGCCGTCTTGTCGCCGTCGAAGCCGCGCATGTCGGCTTCCATGGTCGACGCCGACGCGAGGGTGATGCCCTGCGCGTCGTCAACGACCTGCACGAACACGTGACGTGCCGAGCGGGTGACGACCAAACGGGGACGCTCCGCGCTGCCGACGATCTTCTTGCGAAGGCGGGCGTGGCGACGGCCCTTGGCTGCGGACTTGCTCTTGCCTCTAGTTCCGAGACCCATGGTTACTTACCAGCCTTTCCGGCCTTGCGGCGGACAACTTCGCCGGCGTACCGAACACCCTTGCCCTTGTAGGGTTCGGGCTTGCGGATCTTCCGGATGTTGGCAGCAGCTTCGCCAACGGCCTGCTTGTCGATACCGCTGACGGTGATCTTGTTGTTGCCCTCGACCGTGAAGCTGATGCCGGCGGGCGGCTCAACCGTGACCGAGTGCGAGAAGCCGAGTGCCAGCTCCAGTGAGCTGCCCTTGGCAGCGACACGGTAACCGGTTCCGACGACCTCGAGGCCCTTGGTGTAACCCTCGGTGACACCGATGATCTGGTTGGCGATGAGAGTACGGGTGAGGCCGTGCAGCGAACGCGATTCGCGCTCGTCGTTCGGGCGAGTGACCAGAACCTGGCCGTCCTCGATCTTGACCTCAATGGGGTTCGCAGCAGTGAGCGTCAGCTCGCCCTTCGGCCCCTTGACGGTGACGACGGAGCCGTCAACCTTGACGTCGACCCCAGAAGGGATCGGGATGGGAAGTCGTCCAATACGTGACATGTTGGGTTACCACACGTAGGCGAGGACTTCCCCACCCACGCCCTTCTTCGTAGCCTGGCGGTCGGTCAGAAGACCCGACGAGGTCGACAGGATGGCAACGCCGAGCCCGCCGAGAACCGTGGGGATCTCCGTCGACTTTGCGTACACGCGGAGACCGGGCTTCGACACGCGCTTGATGCCCACAATGGAGCGCTCGCGGTTCGGGCCGTACTTGAGGCTGAGCGTGAGGGTCTGACCGACGCGGGCGTCTTCGACCTTCCACTCTGCGATGTAACCCTCACGCTTGAGGATTTCGGCAATGTGCGACTTGAGCTTGCTGTTCGGCAGTGACACGGAGTCGTGGTGTGCCGAGTTTGCGTTGCGCAGTCTGGTCAGCAGGTCTGCGACCGGATCTGTCATCGTCATACGATGTATTTCCTTTTCTCGTCTGGTTTCGACATCCGTTACGCGAATGACGACCTTGACGACTAGCCGGCCAACAGAGTTGAAGGCCGAACGTGATCATACCCGGTCTGCGGAACGAGCCGAGACCGGGTACCCGGTGGTCAGGTTCAAGTCGAACCCGACCACCGCTTTTTGTACGTTGTTTAGTTGTTCTCGTCCGACTTGAACGGGAAGCCGAGCGCCTTGAGCAGCGCGCGTCCTTCGTCGTCAGTCTTCGCGGTGGTCACGACGGTGATGTCGAAACCGCGAACGCGGTCGATCTTGTCCTGGTCGATCTCGTGGAAGACCGACTGCTCCTGCAGACCGAACGTGTAGTTGCCGTTGCCGTCGAACTGCTTCGGCGACAGGCCACGGAAGTCGCGGATGCGGGGAAGCGCGAGCGTGATCAGGCGGTCCATGAACTCCCAGGCACGGTCACCGCGGAGGGTGACATGGGCGCCGATGGGCATTCCTTCACGCAGTTTGAACTGCGCGATCGACTTGCGGGCCTTGGTGACCTGCGGCTTCTGACCGGTGATCGCGGTGAGGTCCTTGACGGCCCCATCGATGACCTTGCCGTCGCGGGCTGCCTCGCCGACACCGGTGTTCACGACGATCTTGACGAGACCGGGAACCTGGTGCACGTTGGTGAACCCGAACTCCTCAGTCAGCGCCGCAATGATCTCGCTGCGGTACTTCTGCTTGAGGCGCGGCTGGATTTTGCCAGCCACTGCAGTGTTGTCACTCATTAAAGGTTCTCACCTGACTTCTTGGCGTAACGGACGCGAACGGTCTTGCTGACGCCGTTCTTCTCCGCCGTCTCCGTGCGGAAGCCAACACGTGTCGGCTTCTTGGTCTTGGGGTCGACCACGGCGACGTTCGAGATGTGGATGGACGCCTCGTGCGTCTCAATGCCACCGGTCTTGGTGCCGCGCTGGGTCTGGCCGACGCGAACGTGCTTGGTGACGAAGTTGACACCCTCCACGATCACGCGGTTCTTCTCCACGAGCACCTCGATGACGCGTCCCTGCTTGCCGCGGTCTCCGCCGCGTTCCTGGGTTGCGCCGCTGATGACCTGAACCAGGTCACCCTTCTTGATCTTTGCCATGACTAAATGACCTCCGGGGCCAGCGAGATGATCTTCATGAACTTCTTGTCACGGAGCTCACGGCCAACCGGGCCGAAGATACGGGTGCCGCGGGGGTCACCATCGTTCTTCAGGATCACGGCGGCGTTCTCGTCAAACTTGATGTACGAGCCATCCGGGCGACGGGTCTCTTTCTTCGTGCGAACGATGACCGCCTTGACGACGTCACCCTTCTTCACGTTGCCGCCAGGGATTGCGTCCTTGACGGTGGCGACGATGACGTCGCCGAGGCCCGCGTAGCGACGGCCAGAG
This Salinibacterium sp. ZJ450 DNA region includes the following protein-coding sequences:
- a CDS encoding adenylate kinase; translated protein: MTRGPRLLLIGPPGAGKGTQAVRLAERYGIPAISTGDIFRFNVKNETELGLAAKAYMDAGDNVPDSLTNALIRDRLGESDAANGFLLDGYPRTTDQVRELDEYLAGNGTALDAVVELQADPEIVVERLRKRAVEQSRADDTDDVVRHRLEVYREQTEPLIGVYGSRDVLVPIDAIGSVDEVTDRIVSALTGRGLGTAA
- the secY gene encoding preprotein translocase subunit SecY, whose product is MFRAVARIFRTPDLRRKIGFTLGIVALFRLGSFVPAPFVDYGNVQSCLSGNANTSGLYELVNLFSGGALLQLSVFALGIMPYITASIIVQLLRVVIPHFESLYKEGQSGQAKLTQYTRYLTIALGVLQSTTLITVARSGALFGSTGVAECTQLITDSSWYAILLMVITMTAGTGLIMWMGELITERGIGNGMSLLIFTSIAATFPSSLWAIQVSEGFDLFLIVIAIGLLIMAAVVFVEQSQRRIPVQYAKRMVGRRTYGGNNTYIPIKVNMAGVVPVIFASSLLYLPALIAQFNQPPAGQVPADWVVWITDNFTSGDNPLYMAVYFLLIVGFTYFYVAITFNPEEVADNMKKYGGFIPGIRAGRPTAEYLDYVLTRVTLPGSLYLGIVALIPLIALATVGANQNFPFGGASILIIVGVGLETVKQIDSQLQQRHYEGLLR
- the rplO gene encoding 50S ribosomal protein L15, whose protein sequence is MAEEEATKKAPAKAAADKAPAKKPAAKTAADKPAAAEKAPAKAPAKAPAKAAAKTDAAASDKAATKAPAAKKAPAKKAEETEARAQVLKVHHLRPAAGSKKAKTRVGRGEGSKGKTAGRGTKGTKARYSVRPGFQGGQLNMVMRTPKLRGFKNPFRVEYQVVNLEKLVELYPKGGEVTISDLVAKGAVRKNEKVKVLGQGDIDVKLTVAVDKVSSSAEQKIVAAGGSVK
- the rpmD gene encoding 50S ribosomal protein L30, which codes for MANLKVTQIKGKISEKQNQRDTLRSLGLKRIGDVTVREDNAQNRGYVRTVAHLVKVEEID
- the rpsE gene encoding 30S ribosomal protein S5; the encoded protein is MSEIKKEQEVVAEAPVETAASSEPSTEPREARRGSRERNPNRDRGSRDADKSQFLERVVTINRVSKVVKGGRRFSFTALVVVGDGNGLVGVGYGKAREVPTAISKGVEEAKKNFFRVPRVLKTIPHPVQGEAAAGVVLLRPAAAGTGVIAGGPVRAVLECAGIHDVLSKSLGSSNTINIVHATVAALKSLEEPRAVAARRGLDFEDVAPARLVRAEADAKAGV
- the rplR gene encoding 50S ribosomal protein L18, with translation MGLGTRGKSKSAAKGRRHARLRKKIVGSAERPRLVVTRSARHVFVQVVDDAQGITLASASTMEADMRGFDGDKTAKSRKVGELVAERAKKAGIEAVVFDRGGSKYAGRVAAIAEGAREGGLNL
- the rplF gene encoding 50S ribosomal protein L6, which gives rise to MSRIGRLPIPIPSGVDVKVDGSVVTVKGPKGELTLTAANPIEVKIEDGQVLVTRPNDERESRSLHGLTRTLIANQIIGVTEGYTKGLEVVGTGYRVAAKGSSLELALGFSHSVTVEPPAGISFTVEGNNKITVSGIDKQAVGEAAANIRKIRKPEPYKGKGVRYAGEVVRRKAGKAGK
- the rpsH gene encoding 30S ribosomal protein S8, whose amino-acid sequence is MTMTDPVADLLTRLRNANSAHHDSVSLPNSKLKSHIAEILKREGYIAEWKVEDARVGQTLTLSLKYGPNRERSIVGIKRVSKPGLRVYAKSTEIPTVLGGLGVAILSTSSGLLTDRQATKKGVGGEVLAYVW
- the rplE gene encoding 50S ribosomal protein L5, with amino-acid sequence MSDNTAVAGKIQPRLKQKYRSEIIAALTEEFGFTNVHQVPGLVKIVVNTGVGEAARDGKVIDGAVKDLTAITGQKPQVTKARKSIAQFKLREGMPIGAHVTLRGDRAWEFMDRLITLALPRIRDFRGLSPKQFDGNGNYTFGLQEQSVFHEIDQDKIDRVRGFDITVVTTAKTDDEGRALLKALGFPFKSDENN
- the rplX gene encoding 50S ribosomal protein L24; translation: MAKIKKGDLVQVISGATQERGGDRGKQGRVIEVLVEKNRVIVEGVNFVTKHVRVGQTQRGTKTGGIETHEASIHISNVAVVDPKTKKPTRVGFRTETAEKNGVSKTVRVRYAKKSGENL
- the rplN gene encoding 50S ribosomal protein L14 gives rise to the protein MIQQESRLKVADNTGAKEILTIRVLGGSGRRYAGLGDVIVATVKDAIPGGNVKKGDVVKAVIVRTKKETRRPDGSYIKFDENAAVILKNDGDPRGTRIFGPVGRELRDKKFMKIISLAPEVI